One genomic region from Nymphaea colorata isolate Beijing-Zhang1983 chromosome 10, ASM883128v2, whole genome shotgun sequence encodes:
- the LOC116262747 gene encoding protein MIZU-KUSSEI 1-like — translation MAAAADSSSSSKRHFGMYHLQETASEAKDAIAVVVPDCFHHDHQLFDAFKGDEEEALATRPLVRRQAPRKKVGKVLRSVINTVIPSNRHLSSADRPYLGSRVVGTLFGHRKGNVSIAFQSDPSATPALLVELTTPTGGLVREMASGLVRIALECESRGGSRKSRGRALLEEQVWRVYCNGRKSGHAVARECTVGDAKLLQAVRAISMGAGVLPGSWGPDGELMYMRARFERVVGSRDSEAFYMMNPDGTGGTELSIFLLRV, via the coding sequence ATGGCAGCGGCtgctgactcgtcttcttcaTCAAAGAGGCATTTTGGTATGTACCATCTTCAGGAAACGGCATCAGAAGCCAAAGACGCCATCGCCGTCGTCGTTCCAGACTGTTTCCATCACGACCACCAACTGTTCGACGCTTTCAAGGGGGACGAGGAAGAGGCGCTTGCTACGAGGCCGTTGGTGCGGAGGCAGGCGCCGAGGAAGAAGGTGGGGAAGGTGCTGAGGTCGGTCATCAACACCGTCATCCCCTCCAATCGTCACCTTTCCTCAGCGGACCGCCCTTATCTAGGAAGCAGGGTGGTCGGGACCCTCTTCGGCCACCGCAAGGGCAACGTCAGCATCGCCTTCCAGAGCGACCCTAGCGCCACTCCGGCCCTGTTGGTGGAGCTAACCACGCCGACGGGCGGCTTGGTCCGGGAGATGGCCTCCGGTCTGGTTAGAATCGCTCTTGAGTGCGAAAGCCGCGGCGGCAGTCGGAAGAGCAGAGGGAGGGCGCTTCTGGAGGAGCAGGTGTGGAGGGTGTACTGTAACGGGAGGAAGAGCGGGCACGCGGTGGCGAGGGAGTGCACGGTGGGGGATGCGAAGTTGCTGCAGGCGGTGCGGGCCATCTCCATGGGTGCAGGGGTGCTGCCTGGAAGTTGGGGGCCTGACGGCGAGCTCATGTACATGAGAGCTCGGTTCGAGAGAGTGGTTGGTTCCAGAGACTCTGAGGCCTTCTACATGATGAACCCAGATGGGACGGGGGGCACTGAGCTCAGTATCTTCCTTCTCAGggtttga